The following are encoded together in the Hemicordylus capensis ecotype Gifberg chromosome 4, rHemCap1.1.pri, whole genome shotgun sequence genome:
- the LOC128323201 gene encoding uncharacterized protein LOC128323201: MLHHFLGDPLREEPNEATLVPGPLPGLHVPTDILGKELNEETSMLGSLPEPCVPTDILEKELNEETSVPGSLPRPCITNDILGEEPNEATLVPEPLPILCVPSDILGKEVNEETSKPGPLPGPHITNGILREELNEATSVPGSLSGPLISTDIKAAFVSEPLPEPSIADNYLEQEVEILKGLQDDYVQRQTRVRRISQQFPRSLRAINLQIGHTRTRLIRCSGGERKVLCSTPLKLLLG; the protein is encoded by the exons ATGTTGCATCATTTTCTGGGGGACCCTCTGAGGGAAGAGCCCAATGAGGCAACCTTGGTGCCAGGACCCCTTCCAGGACTTCATGTCCCCACTGatattctggggaaagagctcaatgaggaaacctcaatgctaggatcccttccagaaccttgcgtccccacagatattctggagaaagagctcaatgaggaaacgtcagtgccaggatcccttccaagaccttgcatcaccaatgacattctgggggaagagcccaatgaGGCAACCTTGGTGCCGGAACCCCTTCCAATACTTTGTGTCCCCtctgacattctggggaaagaggtcaatgaggaaacctcaaagccaggacctcttccaggacctcacatcaccaatggtATTCTGAGAGAAGAGCTCAACGAGGCAACTTCAGTGCCAGGATCTCTTTCAGGACCTCTCATTTCCACTGATATT AAAGCAGCTTTTGTGTCAGAGCCCTTACCAGAGCCCTCCATTGCTGACAATTACCTTGAGCAAGAAGTAGAAATCCTCAAAGGATTACAGGATGACTATGTCCAGCGGC AAACAAGGGTTCGCCGCATTTCCCAGCAGTTCCCTCGCTCTCTccgggccatcaacctgcaaattggacacaCGCGGACACGGCTCATCCGCTGCAgcggtggggaaaggaaggtacTTTGCAGCACACCCCTGAAGTTGCTGCTGGGCtaa